The genomic stretch TACCGTCCCATTTTTCTATGTACATTCTCTGTATTAATAAAGGAGTTAAAGATTCCTGCATAATTCTATTAGCTTCAGAAACACCTTTTGCTTTAGTAATTTCAGCTTCTGCCTCATATCTTACTTTTTCCAAAGCATTTTGTGCTGTTAGAGCGTCCTGTGAAGCTATTAATTTTCTCTCTATTGCTTGATCAAATTCATCAGAGAAATCATGCTCTATAATGGAACAAGCAGCAACTGTTATTCCGTAATCATCAAAATCTGCCATAACCTCTTTTAAAAGTTCTGCTGCCATTTCATTTCTTTTTGTTATAAACTCTTCTATAGTATATCTTGCTGAAACTGCATTAAGGCTTTCAGATATTCTAGGATTAATTAATTTGTTTTTATAATCTACTCCGAATTTTCTGTATAAATCCAAAGCGTCTCCTCCTATAGAGTACTGAACATTTAAAGTCATAGATATAGTCTGCATATCTTTTGATGATACTGAATATGTTTTTTCTACAGTCTGCTCTCTTACTTCCATAGTTTTTATAGTGTCTATAAAAGGTATTCTGAAATGAAGTCCCGGCTCTTCCTGAGATATAGCTTTACCGAGTCTGCTTCTTATTCCTATTTCACCAGTAGATATAATAGTAACACTTGAAAATATTAAAAACCCTACTATTAATACAACAGGCAAAACTATAAAAAGCACAGAATGTAATTTGTTTGAACTAATATCGATAATTCTCATAAACCTCTCCTTAAAAATTATTATAAAAAATAATAAATGATAATAATATTTTTTGCAAGTTTTTGGTTATATTATAATAGTATTATTTCGTACTATAATTAAGGCTTGATTAATTATATTTTGATTATTACTGATAAAAAAATATGTATTGTATATATACTGGAACAATTTCATTTTGTCAATTGATGTACATTATATAGAATTATCAACTTTTTTGCCGCACAAAAAAGTTGCAAAAAACGCAATTACTAGAACTTTATATTTTAAATATATGTATTAAATGTATGGTAACACCTAAAATTTTGCTTAAAAATGCAGTTCTTTTGGTTCTTTTATACCAATAAAAGAACTGGGGTGCGGGGCAAAGCCCTGCAAATATTTAAAATTAAAAAAATTAATTTTGACAAATTATAGTCGTTTAGGTATATAATAATAAGATATAAAATTAATGATTGATTATAAAGCAAATATAACATGCTTATTTATAAAAATACGTATTAAAATATAGTAAAATATTTATTGCATTAAGAAAAAAAATACTATATAATTTATTATTGTTTTTAAGGATATAATTCATTTTATGATTGGCAGTGTTTGCTGATTTGTCTATATTGCTAGTAGAATATAATAATTGTAAAACAATTTTTTAATATAGATTTTTATATTTATTGGAGTCTTTTTTATGAAAATGCTAAACAGAGTGTTAATATCTGATGACGGTCATAGAATGTATACATATATCTTTATACCAGATGCTAAGCCTAAAGGCATTGTTCAGATAGTTCATGGGCTTGGAGAGCATGCAGGAAGATATAAAGAGTTTGCTGAAAAATTAAATGAAGCTGGTTTTTTAGTTTGTGCTGATGATCATAGAGGTTTTGGCAGAAGCACTGTGAGTAAGGATCAAATAGGGCATATAGCCGATGAAAAAGGATATGAACTAATAATAGAAGATTTAAAACATTTAATGGTTAATACCAAAGCTGATTATCCTAATATACCATACTTTATGCTTGGTCATAGTATGGGGTCATTTCTTACAAGAGGCTTTTTAATAAAATATTATAAAGATTTAGACGGTGCTGTTATAATGGGTACCAGAGGAAAAATGAAGGGTATAGAGAATTTTGGAAAGGCTATAGCTAATTTTCAAAAATCTATATTCGGCGGAAGAAAAAGAGCACATCTGCTTGATAAGTTATCTGTAGGAGGATACGGAAAAAAATTCTTCCCTAAAGAAAACTCATCTTTTGCTTGGCTTACTTCAGATAAAGAAGAAATTAAAAAAGTTCAGGAAGATGAGTATTTTGCAGATAAGCCTGCAAGTATAGAAACATATATACAAATGTTTGAGCTTATTGATAAAATTTCAAATAAGGATAATTATTCTTCTATGAATAAAGATTTCCCTATACTTTTAATATCTGGAGATAAAGATCCTGTAGGTGATATGGGAAAAGGCGTTAAATGGGTATATGATATGTATAAATCATTAGGCTTTAAAGACGTTAATATAAGTCTTTATAAGGACGGAAGGCATGAAATACTTAATGATGTTCAAAGAGATGATGTATCTAATGAGATAATTGCTTGGCTTAATTCTCATATAGCATAATATTTTTTGAATAATATAGGTATAATTTTTCCTATAAGCCTACACATTTTTGGAATATCATTCTTTCATTATTTGAAAAATTATACATTATCATTATAAAAACTGATTTTTAATATGTATTCATCTTCTTTACTCACAGCCGCCTCATTTGATATTCTGTTTAATCCATAAGGCTCTAAATATAATGCTAATATATTATTATTATCTTCTGAAGTTATTACGGGTATTGTATTTCTTTCATATGCTGGTATTTTTAAATCTATAAAAATTTTTCTTAAATATTTTTTGTGATTATCAGGATATGCATATATAAAATCTCCGTCTTTTTTGATTCTTATTATAATTGGGTATTTGGCTTTTATATATAGACATTCTCTATAATCAATATCTTTATTTAAAACTCTTTTTA from Brachyspira murdochii DSM 12563 encodes the following:
- a CDS encoding alpha/beta fold hydrolase, producing MKMLNRVLISDDGHRMYTYIFIPDAKPKGIVQIVHGLGEHAGRYKEFAEKLNEAGFLVCADDHRGFGRSTVSKDQIGHIADEKGYELIIEDLKHLMVNTKADYPNIPYFMLGHSMGSFLTRGFLIKYYKDLDGAVIMGTRGKMKGIENFGKAIANFQKSIFGGRKRAHLLDKLSVGGYGKKFFPKENSSFAWLTSDKEEIKKVQEDEYFADKPASIETYIQMFELIDKISNKDNYSSMNKDFPILLISGDKDPVGDMGKGVKWVYDMYKSLGFKDVNISLYKDGRHEILNDVQRDDVSNEIIAWLNSHIA
- a CDS encoding prohibitin family protein, giving the protein MRIIDISSNKLHSVLFIVLPVVLIVGFLIFSSVTIISTGEIGIRSRLGKAISQEEPGLHFRIPFIDTIKTMEVREQTVEKTYSVSSKDMQTISMTLNVQYSIGGDALDLYRKFGVDYKNKLINPRISESLNAVSARYTIEEFITKRNEMAAELLKEVMADFDDYGITVAACSIIEHDFSDEFDQAIERKLIASQDALTAQNALEKVRYEAEAEITKAKGVSEANRIMQESLTPLLIQRMYIEKWDGKMPQVSGSGVTPMIQIK